Proteins encoded within one genomic window of Glycine soja cultivar W05 chromosome 1, ASM419377v2, whole genome shotgun sequence:
- the LOC114408375 gene encoding cellulose synthase-like protein D2 produces MASKFKSVSSIRKITHLSGDMDQEDANGGRASLDNYSVHIPPTPDNQPMEISLERSNSRRVEDQYASSSLFTGGFNQLTRAHLKDKVTESESSHPQMAGAKGSSCAVPGCDGSLMTNERGLDVVPCECNYKICRDCYMDALRAGEGICPGCKDPYKEPEVQGGVANSQALPLPPPPGANKMDKSLSFLRSKNNEFDHAKWLFETKGSYGYGNAMWPNKEEEADASSGSGSDWMGGDPNVFKEKQWRPLTRKLSISAAILSPYRLMILVRLVVLVFFLKWRVENPNEDAIWLWGMSVVCEIWFAFSWLLDQLPKLFPVNRVADLDVLKEKFETPNPTNPTGKSDLPGIDMFVSTADPEKEPPLVTANTILSILATDYPVEKLSCYVSDDGGALLTFEAMAEAAAFANMWVPFCRKHNIEPRNPESYFNLKRDPYKNKVRSDFVRDRRRVKREYDEFKVRINGLPDSIRRRSDAYNAREEMNAMKKWRENGNEEPMESLKIPKATWMADKEPSCWPGTWTTAAPEHSRGDHASIIQVMLQPPSDEPLTGKTSDSNALDFSEVDIRLPMLVYVSREKRPGYDHNKKAGAMNALVRASAIMSNGPFILNLDCDHYIYNSQALREGMCFMMDRGGDRLCYVQFPQRFEGIDPNDRYANHNTVFFDVNMRALDGIQGPVYVGTGCLFRRTALYGFDPPRIKEESGWFGRKNKKSSTVASVSEASAEEQSLKNGRIEDEEMTSALVPKKFGNSSLLVDSVRVAEFQGLPLADHSSIKYGRPPGALTLPRDPLDAATVAEAINVISCWYEDKTEWGLRVGWIYGSVTEDVVTGYRMHNRGWKSIYCVTKRDAFRGTAPINLTDRLHQVLRWATGSVEIFFSRNNALLASSRLKFLQRIAYLNVGIYPFTSIFLIVYCFVPALSLFTGQFIVQTLEVTFLVYLLGITLTLVILAALEIKWSGIELEEWWRNEQFWLIGGTSAHLAAVLQGLLKVMAGIEISFTLTSKSGGDDENDEFADLYVIKWTSLMIPPITIMMVNLIAIAVAVSRTIYSEDREWSSLLGGVFFSFWVLSHLYPFAKGLMGRRGRTPTIVFVWSGLISITISLLWVAIDPPSGSSLIGGSFQFP; encoded by the exons ATGGCTTCTAAATTCAAGAGTGTGTCCTCCATTCGGAAGATCACGCATCTGAGCGGTGATATGGATCAGGAGGATGCGAATGGGGGAAGGGCTAGTCTTGATAACTACTCAGTTCACATTCCTCCAACGCCTGATAACCAGCCTATGGAGATTTCGCTGGAGAGGTCGAATTCTCGGAGAGTGGAGGACCAATACGCTTCTAGTTCTTTGTTCACCGGTGGCTTTAATCAGCTCACACGTGCTCATTTGAAGGACAAGGTGACTGAGTCAGAATCCAGCCACCCCCAGATGGCTGGTGCAAAAGGGTCCTCTTGTGCAGTGCCTGGGTGTGATGGAAGTCTCATGACTAATGAGAGAGGGTTGGATGTGGTTCCTTGTGAGTGTAATTACAAGATTTGTAGGGATTGTTATATGGATGCTTTGAGGGCTGGTGAGGGGATTTGCCCTGGTTGTAAGGACCCTTACAAGGAGCCTGAGGTTCAAGGTGGTGTGGCCAACTCACAGGCACTGCCTTTGCCTCCGCCTCCTGGTGCTAATAAGATGGACAAGAGTTTGTCGTTCTTGAGGAGCAAGAATAATGAATTTGATCATGCTAAGTGGTTGTTTGAAACCAAGGGGAGCTATGGATATGGGAATGCTATGTGGcctaataaagaagaagaagctgatgcCAGTTCTGGTTCTGGCTCTGATTGGATGGGGGGTGACCCTAATGTGTTCAAGGAAAAGCAGTGGAGGCCCTTGACCCGGAAATTGAGTATTTCTGCTGCAATTCTCAGTCCTTATCG GCTCATGATATTAGTTCGGCTAGTGGTTCTAGTTTTCTTCCTAAAGTGGAGGGTCGAAAACCCCAATGAGGATGCAATCTGGCTGTGGGGCATGTCTGTGGTTTGTGAAATCTGGTTTGCCTTCTCCTGGCTGCTTGACCAGCTTCCTAAGCTCTTCCCCGTAAACCGTGTTGCCGATCTTGATGTTTTGAAAGAAAAGTTTGAAACTCCTAATCCCACCAATCCTACTGGGAAATCTGATCTTCCAGGAATAGATATGTTTGTCTCAACTGCTGATCCAGAAAAAGAACCACCACTTGTTACTGCAAATACCATTCTCTCTATTCTAGCTACTGATTATCCTGTTGAGAAACTCTCATGTTATGTCTCTGACGATGGAGGAGCACTTTTAACTTTTGAGGCCATGGCCGAGGCTGCAGCTTTTGCCAATATGTGGGTTCCTTTTTGTCGAAAGCACAACATTGAACCCAGGAACCCAGAATCTTATTTTAACCTGAAGAGAGATCCCTACAAGAACAAAGTGCGGTCTGACTTTGTGAGGGACCGCAGGCGAGTAAAGCGTGAGTATGATGAGTTCAAGGTTCGGATTAATGGCCTTCCTGATTCGATTCGGCGCCGATCTGATGCTTATAATGCCAGAGAAGAAATGAATGCAATGAAGAAGTGGAGAGAGAATGGAAATGAAGAACCAATGGAGAGTTTGAAGATTCCTAAAGCCACATGGATGGCTGATAAAGAACCCAGCTGCTGGCCTGGTACCTGGACAACTGCTGCACCGGAACATTCCAGGGGTGATCATGCCAGTATCATACAG GTAATGTTACAACCCCCAAGTGATGAACCACTGACTGGCAAAACATCAGATTCAAATGCCTTGGATTTCAGTGAAGTTGATATTCGTCTTCCTATGCTTGTGTATGTTTCTCGTGAAAAACGACCCGGCTATGATCACAACAAAAAGGCAGGGGCAATGAATGCCCTTGTTCGAGCCTCAGCCATAATGTCCAATGGCCCTTTCATACTTAATCTTGACTGTGACCACTACATATATAACTCTCAAGCACTGAGAGAAGGAATGTGCTTCATGATGGACCGCGGTGGGGACAGGCTCTGCTATGTTCAATTTCCGCAAAGGTTTGAAGGAATTGACCCCAATGATCGCTATGCGAACCATAATACTGTCTTTTTTGATGTCAATATGCGTGCTCTAGATGGAATTCAAGGTCCTGTATATGTTGGCACAGGATGCCTATTTCGAAGAACTGCTCTCTATGGCTTTGATCCACCCCGGATTAAAGAAGAGTCTGGTTGGTTTGGTCGGAAGAATAAGAAATCCTCAACGGTGGCCTCTGTCTCTGAAGCCAGTGCTGAGGAACAGTCATTGAAGAATGGACGCATAGAGGATGAAGAAATGACCAGTGCTCTTGTTCCAAAGAAATTTGGCAACTCAAGTCTTCTTGTTGATTCAGTCAGGGTGGCTGAGTTCCAAGGCCTTCCCCTTGCTGATCATTCATCTATCAAATATGGCCGTCCACCCGGTGCTCTAACTCTCCCTCGGGATCCTCTTGATGCTGCTACTGTTGCTGAGGCCATCAATGTCATCTCATGTTGGTATGAAGACAAGACTGAATGGGGCCTTAGAGTTGGATGGATTTATGGGTCAGTTACTGAGGATGTTGTGACAGGTTATAGAATGCACAATAGAGGATGGAAGTCTATATATTGTGTGACCAAAAGGGATGCCTTCCGCGGCACTGCTCCAATCAATCTCACTGATAGGCTTCACCAGGTTCTTCGGTGGGCAACCGGTTCAGTTGAAATCTTCTTTTCACGCAACAATGCTCTTTTGGCCAGCTCTAGATTGAAATTTCTGCAGAGGATTGCTTACCTCAATGTTGGAATCTATCCATTCACTTCCATCTTCCTTATTGTGTATTGCTTCGTTCCTGCTCTTTCACTTTTCACTGGCCAGTTCATTGTTCAAACCCTTGAAGTCACCTTCCTAGTTTACCTCTTGGGCATAACCTTGACCCTTGTCATCCTCGCTGCTTTGGAAATCAAGTGGTCTGGCATTGAGCTTGAAGAGTGGTGGAGGAACGAGCAATTCTGGTTGATTGGAGGCACAAGTGCTCATCTTGCTGCTGTGCTTCAGGGTCTACTAAAGGTGATGGCTGGCATTGAGATTTCATTCACTTTGACATCAAAATCTGGCGGCGACGACGAAAACGATGAATTTGCTGATCTCTATGTCATCAAGTGGACATCTCTTATGATACCACCAATCACAATCATGATGGTTAATCTGATAGCCATTGCTGTTGCTGTTAGCAGAACTATATACAGCGAAGATCGTGAATGGAGCAGCTTGCTTGGAGGTGTGTTTTTCAGCTTTTGGGTCTTATCTCATTTGTATCCCTTTGCAAAAGGGCTAATGGGTAGAAGGGGTAGGACACCCACTATTGTGTTTGTTTGGTCAGGGCTAATTTCAATTACTATCTCACTTCTTTGGGTTGCTATTGACCCTCCCTCTGGTAGTAGCCTAATTGGAGGGTCATTCCAATTCCCTTGA